AACCGCGTTGTCTATTGTTCCATACCTTTTTTTGGTGGTAAACTGACGTAACATgcatagcaaaaaaaaattttgtgtttCGTTTTTCCAGAGGAAAATATTGACATCCAATATCGAACATATTTTCTAGGAATGCACTGCAGTTTGGTTCCAAGACCTTAGAAAAACTTTACTATAATTGGTGAAAGTCAAAATTAAGGTCACTAAGGATGTTCAATCATAGGCTGGTTTCGATTCCATTCATTAATTTTCCTAactatgcttaaccccttaatgaccaggccattttgcacgttaatgaccaaggattatttcttgttttttcacggtcgcattccaagagtcgtaactttttttttattccgtcgtcatagccgtataagggcttgttttttgcgggacgagttgtattttgtaattgtaccatttttagatgcttataacatattgattaactttattttaggagagaattgaaaataagcagctattccagtattaattttcacgttataaatttacgccgtttactatgcagagtaaataacatgctacctttattctatgggtcggcacgattacggggataccaaatatgtaaaggttttatatgttttcctacgtttgcacaataaaaacccttttagaaaaaaattacttgcttttgcatcgccgcattccaagagacgtaatttttttatttttccgtcgatgtggtcgtatgtgggcttgatttttacgggacaatgtgtagttttcattagtactattttggggtacataggacttatagatgaacttttattttattttttatggggggaatgggagaaaagagagaattttgccgttgttttttgcgttttctttggacgctgttcatccggcagtttaattaatgtgctcattttattggtcaagttgttacgatcgcggggataccatatatgtgtatgtgtgatttgttttgacacttttatttgattgtgactgtaatttttatttattttttcacaaactttatttaacggattgacatttttttttttaagtcccaccaggggacttcactatgcgatctgttgatcgcatatataccaaagcattattgcctgtcagtgtaaaactgacaggcaatctgttaggtcatgcctccggcattgcctaacaggcagatgctgaagacagacctgggggtctttgttagacccccggctgtcatggaaacacgacggcgacccgcgatttgtttgcgggggcgccgatcgggtgacagagggagctccctgcccctgtcaaacacattagatgccgctgtcactattggcaGCGGCATTTAATAGGTTAAACtgtcggaatcggagcgcgcttcgattccggcagttgcagcaggagccaggctgagtataacagccgtgctcctgccgctgatcgcgtgggtacagtctcagtacccgcgccatcacaggacggatatatccgtcctcctgcgcgaactagcagctgctgaggacggatatatccatccttcggcgttaaggagttaaagggtcTATTTGGCACGTTGATAACAGTCACACATTGGAAACAATTGTAAGTTATTTCTTTTTATCAGagtttcacttttattttatggttacACAGCATCAGAAGGTACTTAACTGTTGCTGAAGGCCAGATAAGCCCACGGTTTATAGCACTTACGTAACATTTCTCCACGGTATATTTACATCCAATCAGTTACTGGAAGCATTAGGCCTAGTCTAATAGCAGCATTTTCCTATCAAACACTCTGGATTTAAATTTGTACTGTATTCCAACaggacacaaaaatatacacattatCATCACACATCAGGGAAATGCATACAGTTCTGACAACAAAATAGGTACATAACAATGTGTTTTCCACTAAAATATGTCCAAACAATGTAAAGCCAAGTTAAATCTACACATATAAATATGAAACAATACATAGTTACCCTGaaagtttatatattacatgATATAATATTTCTGCCTATATGCTGCTAAGTGCTAGAACATATCAAATTTCACAACTgtcaattttgcaaaaaaaagaaataaaatccaCTATGATGTTATTCCCTGCTGCGGTGTTCCCTGATGGTAAACGTGGCGATTGCAGATTATCCCAAGAAATTTCGTTTGTGTGGTCATGTTGTTATATACTCCTTGAAAGTGACGGTAAGACAGTTGGCAGTTACATCTGTAATAACAATATTCCCCAAAAATGGTCTGAAGAAAGTTTGTGGTTCCTCCTTGGCACAGTCTGTTTTAGTGGGTTGTAATTCCCGTGGCGTCGCTTGCATCCTATTTTTTCCTAAGCCTTGGTCACCGTCACACCTGGACTTTACACAGCGCAGGTCTATGGGTTCATCCAGGTCAGAGTCAAGAAGAATTATGTCTGGCTCTCGGGGATATAAGTTTAGCAAACACTGGTTCTCCAGTCGATCAGAAGCACTGACACTCCGAGAAGTAAGTATCTTTTTGAAGGGTTTGTTTGGTGGAGATATCTCAGATAAGCAGCGCTTTCTAGGATTCGTATACACTACGTCTTTCGGAGAATCACTCAAAGCAAATTTGGACCCATTCAACCCGGTGATCATATCCTTTTTGGTGGTAAGCTGCAATGGCTTATCACAGACAGGGTCAACATTCGAATAGGTTCTCTGGAGGCCAGCAAGAGGAACTGTGCCCCTGTCCCCATTACTATTGGCTGCACTTATTTTAGACTCGACCCTCTTCTTCCAGTGTTCCTGTTTTTCTTCTATGACTTCACAAGTCCTTTCTCCATTACAAGATTCTAGAGTTTCCACTCCGTTTCCAGAAGCAACAGCAACACAATCTTCCTTAGATGAATTAATTTTTACCGGCGGCAATCCTTTATCCATGTATTTACTCATAACTATAACAATCCTTCCGTTCTTATTTTTATTCTTCACAATCTTCATTTTACCTCCAATTCCATTTACTGGCTTCTCCGTAGCTGGACTGGTGGAGGTGCCGACAGATGAACTGTTCTTACATACCCCATTCAAGGTTCCGGAACTATTCTTTACGTGAACTCCAAAATCCACATACGGACTACGATGCCATGACCGTTCCTTGTTTCTATTGTTTGGATCagcgcagacctgcagttctttcCCTGAGGACTGCTGATCATACATTTTCGGATCAGGTTGATAATGATGGTGCCTCTTACTGTTTAATTGGTAAAAATATTTCCTTTGGCTGCTGGGGTGATGCTTTTCGGCATGATCATGGTCATTTGGCTGATACTGGTGATGCTTTTTGCTGTTCAGTTGATACTGATGAAGCGGATTCTTTTTAACGGATGAAATATCCAGTTTAGTGAGGTGGTGCACGGAAGAGTCCTGAAGGCCACTTAAAACACTAGACCTAGAAGCAAAAGAGGGTATCTGCAAGATAAAACAAAGTCAAATTCAAGCTATATTATACATAAACTGGACAGGTAATACAAAAGCAGGGACTATAcaattaaatataataaataatctcCATATACAGAGTTTGCGCATTTGAACGCATAATATTAGAAAGACCTAGTGCTCTCATATAAAGTACggattttttatataaaaaaatattaacttaCTGATAGAATGTGATGTTTTGGTTTAGGGCCACGTTTTCTGTAACCCAGAATTTGCTCCTGCCTTTCCCtatataaaaagtaataaaataagcacataaataataattattatattttCCATGATATGCAAAGTAAAGAAGCTTTTGTATGAACCAATTTTAAACAAAGTCTGGTGTAACGTCATAGGAGAAATTACGCAATTTCATCTCTGTCTAatcttataaaataaaaattaaaaattcagagtagaaaaaaaattgcaaagttCAGATGCTAATGATCTCATTAAAAATTAAAACGACAAAATAATTCAAATGCTAACAATGTTACAACTAACCTAAGGGGTGTCTTTGAGAAGGAGTGAAGTATAAACTTGCCGCAAGGACTCACACCCGTGTCATAATATAAAGCTTGGATGGCTAATCAGACGATGCCCGTCTATGAAGCATCGAAAAGTAAGAATGGTTTCATACACTCACATGGATTTCTGATTTTCTTTGTGTACCCCAATTAATTTTAACTGCATCTAGCAACacctatttccgtactctggggacgttgttttacaaatgttgggggttaATTTTCTCCTTTACGTTTTGACAAAATTAAACAtttgaaacattttttattttcacttccaattctaatgaaacacctgtggggtaaaaatgtttgctatacccatagataaatttctcacggagtgtagtttcccacatggagtcacttttggggagttcccactgtactggtaccctaCGGGGCTTTGGAAAAGTGACATGATtgcgagaaaccaatccagcgaaACCTGTGTTCCAAtggcaaatggtgctctttcccttctgagccctaccgtgtgtccaaatagcatttTATGGtcatatgtggggtatttccgtacttggaagaatttgctttacaaatgttgttttttttttcttctttattcctagtggaaatgaataataatttttttttacgctaaaatgacatcttgttggaaaaaattaaaattttaattttcacggccaaaTTCTAATCTATGATTCACCTGTTCGATCAcccctacacccctagttgaattcctcattgggtgtagtttccaaactgggatcttttttagggtgtttcctttgttttggaacCACAaatcctcttcaaacctgacatggtgcctaaaatataatataataaaaaggaggccagaaaatccactaggtgctcctttgcttctgaagcctgttTTTCCGTCAATTTTCAGTACATGTGTgcccatgtatgtgtgtatatatatatatacatataaatatttcATTGGACTATTGTAATAGTATATATTACACTGGACTATTGACATTTAGGGactatcctgtggagatgtcataaGTGTCCCTTATTCGAAAACCCCTTTTATTAGCAATAATTGTCATTGTAAATTAAATTAATTTGGTGCAGCCCACTATGGCATCccatcgtgccccccccccccccccccacgactgTGGGATGACAATGGTTGCCATGCCAGTCTGGGGGCCACCTTTgtgttcctattaagccctggagctggtaaaaatcacaatatactgcaatacattagtattgcagtatatcctacaagaaatccaacaatcgctggttcaagtcccctagggggactaataaaaacagttaaatattttttttttcttttgtacaaaaaaatattacaagttcCAAATCCCCACTTTTCACATTTTCCCAGAAAATGTCCCAGATAAttattgccagaattgctgtttttttgtcacctcatctcccacaaaaaaggaataaaaagtgatcaaaaagtcttatttaccccaaaatggtaacaataaaagctacagcttgccccgcaaaaaacaagccctcgcactACTCTATAGACGGAAAAATGAAGTCATGGctatcagaatatggcgacaaaaaaatgaatttttatttgtaacattttgtttttcccttgtaaaagtaaaaaaaacactatctaattttgtatcgacgtaatcgtattgacccacagaataaagttaacgtgtagttttttttttacatgccgcaaaaacgaaacccaaaatgcatttgaggaatcactgttttttcctattcaacaaataattttttcgtcctgcaaaaataatGCTCTCATACGGctttatcaacagaaaaataaaaaagttatggcttttggaaggtggggaggaataagggaaaattaaaaatggctgcggcagaagGGGTTTATCCTGCTATCAGCAGTGGGTGCCGGCTGTAATATACCCGCTGACATACAACTGCAAAGGCTTGTATCAGAGCTAACCCCGaccctggccatttaaccacggtcaatagtgacagcgttaTAAAAAAGTCATAAAAGGTAATCAATAcgttttatgtaccccaaaattgtgccgttgaaaaatacaactcatcccgcaaaaaaaatcatacagcgacggaaaataaaataacttttttattttaacgcCATATTAGAGCTTGTTTGctgtgggacgagttgtcgttttttttaatagtacctTTTAATTCCGCCatcgtttttggggttttgtttttaaggcattcacggtgtggtaaaaatgacacgttaacctcattctgtgggtcaatctgattacggcaatgccaaacgtatagtttttttttcccctcttttaCAATATAAAAACACCTtagtgttttgtgttgccatgttctaaaattcatcatttttttatttttctgtcgatggagcattttttattaacaccattttgcagtacatacgacttttttaaaccgtttttataaaaaaaagcaagggaagcaaagtgaccaaaaaacagcaactctggCAATATGATTttaatagtttggccttttatggacgtggcgatatcgattgtttactttttttattgcaATGAACTATTTTGGTGAATAATGGAAAAAGGTGTGTTTTTTAAAactatgttatatatttttttaagatttATTTTCCAAACTATTATTAGAcatattttattaccttttttttagcCCTCCTAGAGGACTTAAACATGCAATACAACTTGCCAAGGCTTAAGACACTGAGGCCTTCAATAAGCCCCACTCCCTTTGTCATACCGCTCAGATGCTGCGGTAGCTCTTGACTGCGGTACCGAACATAGATATCAGTGGGCAGGTGCAcacaactaaggcttcgttcacatctgtgttgggattccattcatgggttccgtctgagctttccgtcaggggaacctatgaacggaatccaaactgaaacaaacggcaaccatagcgctattcattccgtcaaaacgacggaacccttaaacaacggtgacaaacggaaaccattttcaccggatcgtcaccactgaaatcatattacagtagcagcatcaaagtggatgagattttaacaatccCATACACATGCTGCTGAAACTTTGCGTGCAGACGCAGCATATCAACTTACGTTGCGTATTGGTTGCAGATTTGT
The genomic region above belongs to Rhinoderma darwinii isolate aRhiDar2 chromosome 13, aRhiDar2.hap1, whole genome shotgun sequence and contains:
- the CBX4 gene encoding E3 SUMO-protein ligase CBX4; translated protein: MELPAAGEHVFAVESIEKRRIRKGRVEYLVKWRGWSSKYNTWEPEENILDPRLLVAFQNRERQEQILGYRKRGPKPKHHILSIPSFASRSSVLSGLQDSSVHHLTKLDISSVKKNPLHQYQLNSKKHHQYQPNDHDHAEKHHPSSQRKYFYQLNSKRHHHYQPDPKMYDQQSSGKELQVCADPNNRNKERSWHRSPYVDFGVHVKNSSGTLNGVCKNSSSVGTSTSPATEKPVNGIGGKMKIVKNKNKNGRIVIVMSKYMDKGLPPVKINSSKEDCVAVASGNGVETLESCNGERTCEVIEEKQEHWKKRVESKISAANSNGDRGTVPLAGLQRTYSNVDPVCDKPLQLTTKKDMITGLNGSKFALSDSPKDVVYTNPRKRCLSEISPPNKPFKKILTSRSVSASDRLENQCLLNLYPREPDIILLDSDLDEPIDLRCVKSRCDGDQGLGKNRMQATPRELQPTKTDCAKEEPQTFFRPFLGNIVITDVTANCLTVTFKEYITT